From Methanomicrobiales archaeon HGW-Methanomicrobiales-1, a single genomic window includes:
- a CDS encoding homospermidine synthase: MEFKNKVLIIGYGAVSKCTLPILLRHVNIPLENITIIDFKDMAPDLKAWITGGLRFFKRKVTRDNLDQTLSEFLADGGLLIDLAWNIDCCELVQWCHDHNVMYVNTSVEAWDPEAEKFTAGPYEKTLYFRQMKLHELTKDWHDGATCVVDHGANPGLISHFARQGLCDIARRMIADDIAPDPELMKNLILEQNFAGLAMETGVKVIHCSERDTQISRSPKIVDEFVGTWCIEGLREEGTAPAEIGWGTHEKELPDKAIIPPVGPKNEILLTKMGINTWVRSWLPHHEIVGMVIRHGEAFGISDRWTVWKDGTAIYRPTVHYAYLPCDATVASIHELRGRNYELQPKLRILNDREIISGSDTLGALLMGHPYNSWWTGSILSIEEAKTLAPGQNATTVQVGLGVVTAIMWMIENPKRGFCLPDDLPHEFVLDIARPYLGEFYSCASDWTPLKNRAVYFKENPENDYDREDVWQFKNFLFVQ, translated from the coding sequence GTGGAATTTAAAAATAAGGTATTAATTATTGGTTATGGGGCAGTGTCCAAGTGCACACTCCCCATCCTGCTCCGGCATGTAAACATACCACTTGAAAATATTACCATTATCGATTTTAAAGATATGGCGCCGGATCTCAAGGCGTGGATAACCGGGGGTCTCCGGTTTTTCAAGAGAAAGGTCACAAGGGACAATCTTGACCAGACACTCTCGGAATTTCTTGCCGATGGGGGCCTCCTGATTGACCTTGCATGGAACATTGACTGCTGCGAACTGGTGCAGTGGTGCCATGACCATAACGTCATGTACGTAAATACATCGGTTGAAGCCTGGGATCCGGAAGCGGAGAAATTCACTGCCGGCCCATATGAAAAGACCCTGTATTTCCGGCAGATGAAACTCCATGAACTCACGAAAGACTGGCATGACGGTGCAACCTGCGTGGTGGATCACGGTGCAAATCCCGGCCTTATCTCTCATTTCGCACGGCAGGGACTCTGCGATATTGCGCGCAGGATGATTGCAGATGACATTGCCCCGGATCCGGAACTGATGAAGAACCTGATCCTTGAGCAGAATTTCGCCGGTCTTGCCATGGAAACCGGTGTAAAAGTCATCCACTGTTCGGAGAGAGATACCCAGATCTCCCGCTCACCCAAGATTGTCGATGAATTTGTCGGAACATGGTGTATTGAAGGACTCCGGGAAGAAGGGACCGCCCCGGCAGAGATTGGGTGGGGCACTCATGAAAAAGAGCTGCCGGATAAAGCCATTATCCCTCCGGTTGGCCCCAAAAACGAGATCCTGCTGACAAAGATGGGGATCAATACCTGGGTGCGCTCATGGCTTCCTCACCACGAGATTGTGGGAATGGTCATACGGCATGGCGAAGCATTCGGCATATCCGATCGCTGGACCGTATGGAAAGACGGCACCGCAATTTACCGGCCTACTGTGCATTATGCGTACCTGCCCTGTGATGCAACCGTTGCATCAATCCATGAGCTGCGGGGGAGAAATTACGAGCTGCAACCAAAACTCCGGATCTTAAATGACCGGGAGATTATCAGCGGATCGGATACTTTAGGCGCGCTCCTTATGGGCCACCCCTATAACTCCTGGTGGACGGGAAGTATTCTCTCTATCGAGGAAGCAAAAACCCTCGCCCCCGGCCAGAACGCGACTACGGTACAGGTCGGTCTCGGCGTGGTCACCGCGATCATGTGGATGATTGAAAATCCCAAGCGTGGGTTCTGCCTGCCCGATGACCTGCCCCATGAATTTGTACTGGATATTGCAAGGCCGTATCTTGGCGAATTTTACTCGTGCGCTTCAGACTGGACTCCGTTGAAAAACAGGGCGGTCTATTTCAAGGAGAATCCGGAGAATGACTATGACCGGGAAGATGTCTGGCAATTCAAAAACTTCTTATTTGTGCAATGA
- a CDS encoding phosphohydrolase, protein MDELIEKIRSHVRDELGTAGSHGMDHTERVTRLCRIIGKREHADMDILIPAALLHDIARPLEKERGLPHETEGARMAEAYLASIHYNPELIPAIGAAIRTHRFRSDEKPATPEAKILSDADKLDALGAIGIARTFMRAAEHGGDISDAVFHFHDKLLKLKNLMYTETGRDIAGERHVFLATFLETLERERGK, encoded by the coding sequence ATGGATGAACTCATCGAAAAAATCCGCAGTCATGTCAGAGACGAGCTCGGGACTGCGGGTTCCCATGGCATGGATCACACCGAACGTGTCACCCGTTTGTGCCGGATTATTGGAAAACGCGAGCATGCGGATATGGACATCCTGATCCCTGCCGCCCTGCTCCACGATATTGCCCGGCCTCTTGAAAAGGAGAGAGGGTTGCCCCATGAGACTGAAGGGGCACGGATGGCGGAAGCCTATCTCGCATCAATACACTACAATCCGGAACTCATCCCCGCAATCGGTGCTGCGATCCGTACCCACCGCTTCCGGTCTGATGAAAAACCGGCAACTCCCGAAGCAAAGATCCTCTCCGATGCAGACAAACTCGATGCTCTTGGAGCAATCGGTATTGCCCGGACATTCATGCGGGCAGCAGAACACGGCGGCGATATCAGTGATGCTGTATTTCATTTCCACGACAAACTGCTGAAGTTAAAAAATTTGATGTACACGGAAACGGGTCGGGATATCGCGGGAGAGCGGCATGTATTTCTCGCAACATTCCTCGAAACTCTTGAACGTGAGAGGGGAAAATAA
- a CDS encoding AI-2E family transporter, whose translation MIPAGISRTERIVLFIALIVIIILAVKMTAYIVTLFVMALILTLLALPGLFWLKEKGLSYFHATLIITVIASVLILGFFFLTFLSFHTLLADLPQYQAELNNRLQEISTILSSYGISSVSNGEPTINLSQILSVALGGAMSVIDGIMFLFFVGITTFFMLLDAPNISTRLEQRFGKDSETMQQFSRMTGYITDFIVVRTETNFVHGVLFGSFLGIMGVQGAILWGVLTFLLGYIPYFGLVIAAVPAIFFAWIQFGIPGAVAVIAAVCVLNLVVENPVYSFLAARKFDMPALIVIVSVIFWGWLLGLVGMLFAIPITLLVLMVFQMCDELRWINAALGVGHLFEELGNKNKGQEIEH comes from the coding sequence ATGATTCCCGCTGGCATATCGCGGACCGAGCGCATCGTGCTCTTCATCGCGCTTATCGTCATCATTATCCTGGCGGTGAAGATGACTGCATACATTGTCACCCTTTTTGTCATGGCACTCATCCTCACACTCCTTGCGTTGCCCGGTTTGTTCTGGCTGAAAGAAAAAGGACTTTCCTATTTTCATGCAACGCTCATCATCACCGTTATTGCATCCGTTTTAATTCTTGGATTCTTTTTCCTGACCTTCCTATCATTCCATACGCTCCTTGCAGATCTTCCGCAGTATCAGGCAGAACTCAACAATCGTCTCCAGGAGATTTCAACGATTCTTTCATCCTATGGCATATCCAGTGTCTCCAACGGGGAGCCAACGATCAATCTCAGTCAGATTCTCTCGGTCGCACTTGGGGGAGCCATGAGCGTTATCGACGGAATTATGTTTCTCTTTTTTGTCGGGATAACAACCTTTTTCATGCTGCTCGATGCTCCGAACATTTCCACCCGCCTTGAACAGAGGTTCGGCAAAGATTCTGAGACCATGCAGCAGTTCTCCCGCATGACCGGCTATATCACCGATTTTATCGTTGTCAGGACGGAGACGAACTTCGTCCATGGTGTGCTCTTTGGGAGTTTTTTGGGAATAATGGGGGTCCAGGGGGCAATTCTTTGGGGAGTCCTGACATTCCTTCTTGGCTATATTCCCTATTTCGGGCTCGTAATCGCAGCCGTGCCAGCAATCTTTTTTGCATGGATCCAGTTTGGCATACCGGGGGCAGTCGCAGTCATTGCCGCAGTTTGCGTACTGAACCTGGTTGTCGAGAACCCGGTGTATTCCTTCCTTGCAGCACGGAAATTCGACATGCCGGCTCTTATTGTCATCGTGTCGGTGATCTTCTGGGGCTGGCTGCTGGGACTCGTGGGCATGCTCTTTGCAATCCCTATCACCCTGCTGGTCCTGATGGTCTTCCAGATGTGCGATGAACTCCGCTGGATCAATGCCGCACTCGGGGTCGGTCATCTCTTTGAAGAGTTAGGGAACAAAAATAAGGGGCAGGAAATCGAGCATTAA
- the eif1A gene encoding translation initiation factor eIF-1A has protein sequence MSAFHKKNNDAAADPNAVNPDGSPVARVRLPKKWNKEQFALAETMLGANHIRVRCMDGVTRMGRIKGKIKKRAWIREGDTVIVMPWSFQDEKCDIIYRYLKPQSDWLRKNQYI, from the coding sequence ATGAGTGCTTTTCATAAAAAAAACAATGACGCAGCAGCAGATCCAAATGCCGTGAACCCCGATGGTTCACCCGTTGCCCGTGTACGGCTGCCCAAGAAATGGAACAAAGAACAATTCGCCCTTGCCGAAACGATGCTGGGGGCAAATCACATCCGTGTCCGGTGCATGGACGGCGTCACCCGCATGGGCAGGATCAAGGGAAAGATTAAGAAACGAGCCTGGATCCGGGAAGGCGATACCGTTATTGTCATGCCGTGGAGTTTCCAGGACGAGAAGTGTGATATTATTTACCGGTATCTCAAGCCACAGTCAGACTGGCTGCGGAAAAACCAGTATATTTAA
- the pscS gene encoding O-phospho-L-seryl-tRNA:Cys-tRNA synthase — MRCANGIEARQVDELAINIDPIQVGGRLTGDAMKAVIAYGDGYSVCDNCRKPNRLDYISKPPIADFHQDVAAWLNMDAVRTVPGARRGFQAVAHTYVQKGDPVLLTALSHYTEFLAVEGSWGIGYEIPANDQHIITPDAAALKIEEIKKQHGRTPVLAFIDHVDYQYGNLHDVKAIAKVCHQYDIPVLYNGAYTVGIMPVNGKDLGADFVVGSGHKSMAAPAPSGILATTAERAEEVFRTTAITGDVTQRKFGIKEPEMMGCTLMGVTLIGMMASFPHVKERVKHFDRELENNRIVVDGLLAVDGTKILSEMPRKHTLTRADTIGSFDKVAETHKKRGYYFSTALEEKGVTGVIPGATKVWKFNTYGMTKNQALYLAEVFAEIGRENGLSVKE; from the coding sequence ATGAGGTGTGCGAATGGTATCGAGGCGAGACAGGTAGATGAACTTGCCATCAATATCGATCCGATACAGGTCGGGGGAAGGCTCACGGGCGATGCCATGAAAGCCGTGATCGCGTACGGTGACGGGTATTCGGTCTGCGATAACTGCCGCAAGCCCAACCGGCTCGATTATATCAGCAAACCCCCGATTGCAGATTTCCATCAGGATGTTGCTGCCTGGCTGAACATGGATGCGGTCCGCACCGTGCCAGGCGCCCGGCGGGGATTCCAGGCTGTTGCCCATACCTATGTCCAGAAAGGAGATCCGGTTCTGCTCACTGCGCTCTCGCACTATACTGAGTTCCTTGCGGTTGAAGGGTCCTGGGGTATTGGCTATGAAATTCCTGCAAACGACCAGCATATTATCACACCCGATGCTGCGGCCTTAAAGATCGAAGAAATAAAAAAACAGCACGGCAGGACGCCTGTCCTTGCCTTCATCGATCACGTGGATTACCAGTACGGTAACCTGCATGACGTAAAGGCAATCGCAAAGGTCTGCCACCAGTACGATATACCCGTGCTCTATAATGGTGCCTACACCGTTGGCATCATGCCGGTGAACGGAAAGGATCTTGGAGCGGATTTTGTGGTCGGTTCCGGGCATAAGAGTATGGCAGCTCCTGCACCGTCCGGGATCCTTGCGACAACCGCGGAACGGGCGGAAGAAGTCTTCCGCACCACTGCCATTACCGGTGATGTGACCCAGCGGAAATTCGGTATCAAGGAGCCGGAGATGATGGGATGCACGCTTATGGGTGTCACCCTTATTGGGATGATGGCATCATTTCCTCATGTGAAAGAACGGGTAAAGCACTTTGACCGTGAACTGGAGAACAACCGGATTGTCGTGGATGGGCTTCTTGCAGTTGACGGAACAAAGATCCTCTCTGAAATGCCGCGCAAACACACGCTGACCCGGGCAGATACGATCGGCTCCTTTGACAAAGTGGCAGAAACCCATAAAAAACGGGGTTACTACTTTTCAACGGCACTTGAGGAAAAAGGCGTGACGGGAGTGATTCCCGGTGCAACAAAAGTCTGGAAGTTCAATACGTACGGCATGACAAAGAATCAGGCACTGTATCTCGCGGAAGTTTTTGCAGAAATTGGAAGAGAGAACGGGCTTTCGGTGAAGGAATAA
- a CDS encoding 5-formyltetrahydrofolate cyclo-ligase, whose translation MREQKSSIRHILRQRKDAMEPEEREKKSAIISSHLMTLIRDGETVMAYTSKEKEVHTVPIITALLARSNPVVVPIIVKEDVSLRLSYLRDFAALVPSTFGVPEPIGSEIPARGEDVDTIILPMLGFDRTGGRIGYGAGYYDRFLEKYTDLRKIGIAFACQEIDSLPLDETDVRMDHIITEDGIVYP comes from the coding sequence ATGCGGGAGCAGAAGAGCAGCATACGGCATATCCTGCGGCAGCGCAAGGACGCCATGGAACCGGAAGAGCGGGAGAAAAAGAGCGCGATCATCTCCAGCCACCTCATGACCCTCATCAGAGATGGCGAGACCGTGATGGCCTATACTTCCAAGGAAAAAGAGGTCCACACGGTGCCGATCATCACCGCCCTGCTCGCACGCAGCAATCCGGTAGTTGTTCCCATCATCGTCAAAGAGGATGTGAGCCTCCGGCTCTCGTACCTGCGGGATTTTGCAGCTCTTGTCCCCAGCACATTCGGCGTGCCCGAACCCATCGGCAGCGAGATACCGGCACGGGGCGAGGATGTGGATACGATCATCCTCCCGATGCTCGGCTTTGACCGGACCGGAGGACGGATCGGGTACGGGGCCGGGTATTATGACCGGTTCTTAGAAAAGTACACCGACCTCCGGAAGATCGGTATCGCATTTGCCTGCCAGGAGATCGACAGCCTTCCGCTGGATGAGACGGATGTTCGCATGGATCATATCATCACCGAAGATGGAATCGTGTATCCCTGA
- a CDS encoding thermosome subunit translates to MSQQLGGQQVLILRQGTTRNRGQEAQNNNIAAAKAVANAVRSTLGPKGMDKMMIDATGDIVITNDGATILKQMDIQHPAAKMMVEIAKAQDDEVGDGTTTAVVFAGELLKNAEVLISRKVHPTVIAEGYQHAAAKALEILTTIAISIQPTDSARLKQIAETAISGKAAGAYKVLLCDIVVHAITMVADPDGTVDIGHVNIQKKVGGKVEDTMIIEGMVIDKERASPGMPQLVRNAKVLLLNAALEYKKTEVNAKINISRPEQVQAFLEEDAQMVRVMADKIIASGATVVICQKGIDDTAQHYLAKAGILAVRRVKKSDCENIARATGATIINSIDLITPGDLGRAGRVEEKKLSGHEMIYVSECKNPKAVSIIIRGGSEHLIDELERAMHDALMVVSEVVKDKKIVPGGGAPEIELSLQLHRYASTVGGRVQLAIEAFASALEIIPHSIAENAGLDPIDMIVAIRAAHEAGHRTFGLDVYEGKPVDMLKAGVVEPLRVKKQAVMSAAEAAVMILRIDDVFASRASGPAGGMPPGAGDY, encoded by the coding sequence ATGTCACAACAACTTGGCGGACAGCAGGTCCTGATTCTCAGGCAGGGAACGACACGGAACCGTGGGCAGGAAGCCCAGAACAACAATATCGCTGCGGCAAAGGCGGTGGCAAACGCAGTCCGGTCAACGCTCGGGCCAAAAGGAATGGACAAGATGATGATCGATGCCACGGGCGATATCGTGATTACCAATGATGGCGCCACCATTCTCAAACAGATGGACATTCAACACCCGGCCGCAAAGATGATGGTCGAGATCGCAAAGGCACAGGACGATGAAGTGGGCGATGGCACGACAACGGCAGTCGTCTTTGCCGGGGAACTCTTAAAGAACGCAGAAGTCCTGATCAGCCGGAAGGTTCACCCGACCGTTATTGCCGAAGGCTACCAGCACGCTGCAGCAAAAGCGCTGGAGATTCTTACAACGATTGCTATCAGCATACAACCCACCGACAGTGCACGGCTGAAACAGATCGCAGAGACAGCAATCAGTGGCAAGGCGGCAGGGGCATACAAGGTGCTGCTCTGCGATATTGTCGTCCATGCAATCACGATGGTGGCCGATCCTGACGGTACCGTAGACATCGGGCACGTGAACATCCAGAAGAAAGTTGGCGGAAAAGTCGAAGACACTATGATCATCGAAGGCATGGTCATCGACAAGGAACGGGCCAGCCCGGGAATGCCGCAGCTGGTCCGGAACGCAAAAGTCCTCCTCCTCAACGCGGCTCTCGAGTACAAAAAGACGGAAGTCAACGCGAAGATCAATATCTCCCGGCCCGAGCAGGTCCAGGCATTCCTTGAAGAGGATGCACAGATGGTTCGTGTCATGGCCGACAAGATCATAGCAAGCGGTGCCACGGTTGTCATCTGCCAGAAAGGCATTGATGACACCGCCCAGCACTACCTGGCAAAAGCCGGCATATTAGCAGTCCGCCGCGTCAAGAAGAGCGATTGCGAAAATATTGCCCGGGCCACCGGGGCCACGATCATCAACAGCATCGATCTCATCACCCCGGGAGATCTCGGGAGAGCCGGCCGGGTAGAAGAGAAGAAACTCTCCGGCCATGAGATGATCTATGTCTCGGAATGCAAAAATCCCAAAGCGGTCTCGATTATAATCCGGGGCGGCTCGGAGCACCTGATCGACGAGCTCGAACGTGCCATGCATGATGCACTAATGGTGGTCAGCGAGGTTGTAAAGGACAAAAAAATTGTCCCGGGCGGCGGGGCTCCCGAGATCGAACTCTCGCTCCAGCTGCACCGCTATGCATCTACGGTCGGGGGCCGGGTCCAGCTCGCCATCGAGGCATTTGCATCGGCACTCGAGATCATCCCGCATTCCATTGCCGAGAATGCCGGTCTCGATCCCATCGATATGATTGTCGCGATCCGGGCTGCGCATGAAGCGGGTCACCGGACCTTCGGTCTTGATGTCTATGAGGGAAAGCCGGTCGACATGCTCAAGGCGGGCGTTGTTGAACCCCTGCGGGTGAAAAAACAGGCAGTCATGAGCGCTGCCGAGGCGGCGGTGATGATCCTGCGCATCGACGATGTCTTTGCATCGCGGGCCTCCGGGCCTGCCGGGGGGATGCCGCCGGGTGCGGGTGACTATTGA
- a CDS encoding type III PLP-dependent enzyme encodes MTKIAVDAKKKRKKKGTDDGVHHISEARKELLQDLTREHGTPIFVIDHEKLRDNYREFRENLPKVQVYFAVKANSNPEIVRTLYDMGSSFDVASMPEFMIVYENIRKMPARERQDWIWDKIIYANTIKPIETLEALDKYNPLVTFDNIEELKKLRKHAPHAGLILRIRVPNTGSLVELSSKFGAHPGEAVDLIVAAFDMGLVVEGLSFHVGSQCTNFENYVQALQLSADIISEVETRTGQKLRILDIGGGFPVKYYPEVKSFKILAKQLTAEIKRLFPKDMQILAEPGRFLVANACEVVAKVVGKAFRDGKPCYYINDGVYHTYSGQVFDHSTYPVLSFKEGETHISAVFGPTCDAFDTITLSAELPDLEIGDLVYSENIGAYSHASSTYFNGFPPAKVVHINK; translated from the coding sequence ATGACAAAAATCGCAGTCGACGCAAAGAAGAAGAGAAAAAAGAAAGGGACTGATGACGGGGTCCATCATATCAGCGAAGCCCGGAAAGAACTGTTGCAGGACCTTACCCGGGAACATGGCACCCCCATCTTTGTCATTGATCATGAAAAACTCCGGGATAATTACCGGGAATTCCGGGAAAACCTGCCCAAAGTTCAGGTATATTTTGCGGTAAAAGCGAATTCCAACCCGGAGATTGTCAGGACATTGTATGACATGGGCAGCAGCTTCGATGTTGCCTCCATGCCGGAGTTCATGATCGTTTACGAGAATATCCGGAAAATGCCTGCCAGGGAACGGCAGGACTGGATCTGGGACAAAATAATCTATGCAAATACGATCAAGCCGATAGAAACGTTAGAAGCACTGGATAAATACAACCCGTTAGTCACGTTCGACAATATTGAAGAGCTAAAAAAACTCCGCAAGCATGCACCCCATGCAGGGCTTATACTCAGGATACGGGTGCCCAATACCGGTTCTCTGGTTGAACTCTCCTCAAAGTTCGGCGCCCACCCGGGCGAGGCCGTGGACCTGATCGTTGCCGCCTTTGATATGGGACTTGTTGTGGAAGGCCTCAGCTTCCACGTGGGCAGCCAGTGCACCAATTTCGAAAACTATGTCCAGGCCCTGCAACTCTCCGCAGATATCATCAGTGAAGTAGAGACACGGACCGGACAGAAACTCCGGATTCTTGATATCGGCGGGGGCTTTCCCGTAAAGTATTATCCCGAGGTAAAATCGTTTAAGATACTTGCAAAACAACTGACTGCCGAGATCAAACGACTGTTCCCCAAGGATATGCAGATCCTTGCAGAACCCGGCCGTTTCCTGGTTGCCAATGCCTGCGAAGTTGTTGCAAAGGTTGTCGGCAAGGCCTTCCGCGACGGGAAACCCTGTTATTACATCAACGACGGGGTTTACCACACGTATTCCGGCCAGGTCTTTGACCACAGTACGTACCCCGTCCTGTCTTTCAAGGAAGGAGAGACGCACATCTCCGCTGTTTTCGGTCCAACCTGTGATGCCTTTGATACCATCACGCTTTCCGCGGAACTGCCGGATCTCGAGATCGGCGACCTGGTATATTCAGAAAATATCGGGGCCTACTCCCATGCCTCCTCAACCTACTTCAACGGGTTTCCACCGGCAAAGGTCGTGCATATCAACAAGTGA
- a CDS encoding zinc/iron-chelating domain-containing protein, with the protein MDDQITEDEPCEQCGLCCRIFGPGITPTVPNVYIWIEQGRTDILRWFVAYREKSTPVNCADLHAEDLGDVVSVEMRNPDTGDYVTVCPFLRRVTKERYLCGIHQVKPDMCCTYQPWIWGETYFNRCKGLEKTNRAGRWPL; encoded by the coding sequence ATGGATGACCAGATAACCGAAGACGAGCCCTGTGAGCAGTGCGGACTCTGCTGCCGGATATTCGGCCCTGGTATTACACCAACCGTACCGAATGTGTACATCTGGATAGAACAGGGGCGGACCGATATCCTGCGCTGGTTTGTAGCATACAGGGAGAAAAGCACGCCGGTGAACTGTGCGGACCTCCATGCTGAAGACCTCGGGGATGTTGTCTCTGTGGAGATGCGCAATCCCGACACCGGGGATTATGTAACCGTCTGCCCGTTCCTGCGCCGGGTCACAAAAGAGCGGTACCTTTGCGGAATTCACCAGGTAAAACCCGACATGTGCTGCACCTACCAGCCGTGGATCTGGGGCGAGACATACTTCAACCGTTGCAAAGGTTTGGAAAAAACCAACCGGGCTGGCAGATGGCCATTATAA
- the fhcD gene encoding formylmethanofuran--tetrahydromethanopterin N-formyltransferase codes for MEINGTEILDTYAEAFPVWISRIIITAATMEWAHIAAVNATGFATSRIACPCEAGIEGELLPGETPDGRPGVSVLICAEKKNMKANVSARISQCVLPAPTTSAFDGLPDAGSRFFTRMHYFGDRYEERCSVGGRSCWKIPVMEGEYIGEERFGTVKGIAGGNFLIMAKDQPSALAAATAGAGAIVGMKGIITSFAGGIVRSGSKVAAKNYRFPMPASTNHMFCPTLKGRIADSLVPDGVGSIYEIVMNGTDEAAIKKAMKAGIRAAAETGKASHIGASNFDGKLGPYQFSLHELFR; via the coding sequence ATGGAGATCAATGGTACAGAAATTCTCGATACCTATGCCGAGGCATTCCCGGTCTGGATCTCGCGGATCATTATCACTGCGGCCACGATGGAATGGGCACATATTGCAGCCGTGAACGCAACCGGTTTTGCCACCTCCCGGATCGCATGTCCCTGTGAAGCGGGAATCGAAGGCGAACTCCTGCCAGGTGAGACTCCGGACGGGAGACCGGGCGTTTCTGTCCTGATCTGTGCAGAGAAGAAGAATATGAAAGCTAATGTATCAGCACGCATCTCCCAGTGCGTGCTCCCGGCACCTACGACCAGCGCATTTGACGGCCTGCCGGATGCGGGCTCGCGGTTTTTTACCCGGATGCACTATTTCGGCGACCGGTACGAAGAGCGCTGTAGTGTTGGCGGGCGAAGCTGCTGGAAGATTCCCGTCATGGAAGGTGAGTACATAGGCGAGGAACGGTTTGGCACCGTAAAGGGAATTGCCGGGGGAAATTTCCTCATCATGGCAAAAGACCAGCCATCCGCCCTCGCGGCTGCGACTGCCGGAGCCGGTGCAATCGTAGGAATGAAAGGGATCATCACGAGTTTTGCCGGGGGTATTGTCAGGAGCGGGTCGAAGGTGGCAGCCAAAAATTACCGCTTTCCCATGCCGGCGAGCACCAACCATATGTTCTGCCCGACTCTGAAAGGCAGGATTGCCGACTCCCTTGTTCCGGATGGCGTGGGTTCTATCTACGAGATCGTCATGAACGGGACGGATGAAGCGGCGATAAAAAAAGCCATGAAGGCCGGTATCCGGGCAGCAGCGGAGACCGGGAAAGCAAGCCATATCGGGGCTTCGAATTTCGATGGGAAGCTTGGCCCGTACCAGTTCTCCCTGCATGAACTGTTCCGGTAA
- a CDS encoding zinc/iron-chelating domain-containing protein produces the protein MAFTCQQCGECCSSMGEIIELIEEFEPFSFRIRFSVTGEERIVSVDPEKRELFRFQDIRSQRPMACPFLRETDSKKCVCSVHTSRPDLCRQYACYRILVLDTQERKIGKVAAASRYFSSTNDKLRTLWNREIAGVAIPDETCWEEHVEQVLCPAGYRVVR, from the coding sequence TTGGCGTTTACCTGTCAGCAGTGCGGGGAGTGCTGCAGCTCCATGGGCGAGATCATTGAACTAATAGAAGAGTTCGAGCCCTTTTCGTTCCGGATCAGGTTTTCCGTTACCGGAGAAGAACGGATCGTATCGGTAGATCCTGAAAAACGGGAATTGTTCCGTTTTCAGGACATCCGATCGCAGCGGCCCATGGCATGCCCGTTCCTGCGGGAGACCGATTCCAAAAAATGCGTCTGTTCTGTCCACACGTCACGTCCCGACCTCTGCCGCCAGTATGCCTGCTATCGCATCCTGGTACTGGACACGCAGGAAAGAAAGATAGGGAAGGTGGCAGCGGCCTCACGATATTTTTCTTCAACAAACGACAAGCTTCGCACACTCTGGAACAGGGAGATTGCCGGAGTTGCGATACCGGACGAAACCTGCTGGGAAGAGCATGTGGAACAGGTACTTTGCCCGGCAGGATACCGGGTTGTGCGGTGA
- a CDS encoding alpha/beta hydrolase produces the protein MANYVLVHGGNMTTETWNKLTRGDPVHTPDGTMGGRIWDPVVPVLLAQGHHVFAPTLKDEHSSSLTVHIEQVCTIIAGNNLRDVILVGHSYGGMIITGIASRMAECISQLVYIDAAVPDPGQSLFDIIVSSGSDPLSFAGLEPAAPYVEKLQFDPVKIKSLPKTYILCTKSEFSSVTNRAKQKISAAKNEWNFVELPTSHVPMASMPEELVQLLLDAAKK, from the coding sequence ATGGCCAATTATGTTCTGGTTCATGGCGGCAACATGACAACAGAAACGTGGAACAAGCTTACCCGGGGAGATCCTGTGCATACCCCGGACGGTACGATGGGAGGCCGGATTTGGGACCCTGTTGTGCCTGTGCTTTTAGCGCAGGGCCACCATGTTTTTGCGCCGACTCTCAAAGACGAACACAGCAGCAGCCTGACTGTGCATATTGAGCAGGTCTGCACGATAATAGCCGGAAATAATTTACGGGATGTCATCCTGGTCGGGCACAGTTATGGCGGGATGATAATAACCGGCATTGCATCCCGCATGGCAGAGTGTATCAGCCAATTGGTGTATATCGATGCTGCTGTGCCAGATCCGGGACAATCACTGTTTGACATTATTGTTTCCAGCGGTAGTGACCCGCTGTCGTTTGCCGGCCTGGAGCCGGCTGCGCCTTATGTCGAAAAACTGCAGTTTGACCCCGTAAAAATAAAATCATTGCCAAAAACCTATATCCTCTGCACCAAAAGCGAATTTTCATCAGTAACTAATCGTGCAAAGCAAAAAATTTCCGCTGCAAAAAATGAGTGGAACTTTGTTGAGTTGCCTACATCCCACGTGCCTATGGCCAGCATGCCGGAAGAGTTAGTGCAGTTATTGCTGGATGCTGCGAAAAAATAA